The Aedes albopictus strain Foshan chromosome 2, AalbF5, whole genome shotgun sequence region GAATCTTTCTCACTGGTACTAACACTCTCGTTCACATTCTTCCCCAACACTACGTACTCTTCCTTACACTTTTCGATCAACTCCGCCAAATTTCCTTCGTGCTTCAAGCTCGCGACTTCCAACGCGAAATCCGCTCGGTTATAGTAATTTGGACACTCGAACCCACTCGCCTTAAACGTGGACACCAGTTCGTCCAGTGGTCCCTTGAATATGCAACTTCCCTCAGACAAAACCATCAAATCGTCGAACATCTGCAAAATACTGGAACTGGGCTGATGAATCACGCAAACCACGCATCGCCCGCTCAGCGCCAGATCCTTCAGGTGCGAAATGACCTGCATGGCAGCGATGATGTCCAACCCACTCGTGGGCTCATCGAAGAACATAATCTTCGGATTAGAAATCAACTCCAACCCTATCGAAAGCCGCTTCCTCTCGCCGCCGGATATGGAACGAACGGAGTTGTTGACACACTTTTGAAGACCTAGCAGTCTGATGATATCGCTGACGGTTTTGGCTTTAACCACGGCGGAGACTGATTTGGGGAGTTTCAGTTCTGCCGCAAAGTCTAGGCTTTCCCGAACCGTGAGGTTTCCGAGCATGCTGACGTCCTGGGAAGTGTACGTTACCTCCCTTCGGTACCTTTGGTTGTTGATGACGACTCCGTTGACGAGAATTTCCCCGGAGATGTTGTTGATTCTGAAAGTTTTGGAAGTTCATGAGGAGTCTAAGTCAGTAGttatcttaaccctcgagcagtcgcgtcttaaagtggtcgaagacaccacactcacgctgtgtatcacaagcgtgcttttttcatggtgcatgTACTCAGTACAAGATGCGACTGCTCTCGCGTTAATGGCAACTTACTTGAATCCGCTAAGGATATTCAACAGCGTGGACTTTCCTGCCCCAGAAGGTCCAAGGATTCCAGTCAAACGACCAGACTGGAAACATCCGCTTATATCCTGTAGCAGCCGTTTGTCCTTTCCATCATTTCCCTTGACGACGTAGGAAATTTTCCGGAAGGTCAGATTGGTACTCGGCTTAAAGTCCTCCTTGGGAACATCGATTTCAATCGACGTGTTGCGTTCCATTGTAAGCACTGGGGTTGCTTCAGATTGGATCCAGCCGCTAAGGCAAAATGCTCTTGTTGAAAACGCTTGCGTGCAGCATCCTGCACTACAACTTGAAGCAAAGAAGCGTGCGATTAGACTACGGAAGGCGTCTGCCTCGTGGAACTGATGCGGTAATTGATGTTTGTGTATAGTGGACGGAGGTCAAGGGTGAACCGCTGATATTCTTACTGTTCTGGAAGATGCAGAGAAAAGTTATTGATAGGTTGTTTGTAATACAAAGTACAATAGGATTGATGAAAATTGCTTATTGAAGGTCtcccagaaataattaaaagtaTGTTCCTTAAACAACTTTAAAAACTACTACCAGATACGTTTTAGTGATTTGTCGATTACCTTTAGTAAATTTGCGACTTTATTGTGTATAATTCAACTCGATAAAACCATCATATGAATTAAtcggtaggggtggtgggggtaaagtggacaacctatgcattttggtcgtttcccgcggaaatgcggcaaaatccatctgcttttccgagtaacatggaaggtaatgatatactctagaaatcttgtaagggggtgcatttaaaaaatattgttttctgtgattattttcttcaccaaatcgtgcatcaaaatagcgtgaaaaaaatgggttggggtaaaatggacaatcgatggggtaaaatgaacaagtcgttaaaagttatataacaacatattgtttctatgtttttaaatgcaaactatcaaatttcatacgatacctttattttgttgttttcaaacttttaatacaaactttaaaacacacttaaataattattgtaaaaatagtgtaaaaaacaagcactgttttggatgaaaattatattttgttgatataaaatattttttttaaactttttactttaactatctcacgataggtatgacggctgatgattctgaagtttgcaacaaaaaatattaaattttggtgaaatttgaaccgattgtccattttacccccacggtctgattttgttaaaattatttccaaaactttttttttacgaaacttaatttttttttcggtcaaatatattcttctacgtggactttattggtttagggtttaaaacttgtaataatttgaaaataacttacgagaaaaccttagcaattatatgcattttttacatcatttccgatttttcacgtgatttttagagtttttgtcatcttgaagaggtttatttgattttaatgttcaagatcagcaaaagtataatgattcatgcttaggcgtaagctccaatcgttgaaacattttgaaaaacaataaaagccatgaaactgtaccttgtccattttaccccacctgtccactttacccccaccacccctattcGAATTTTCCATGAGcttcttttccaggaattccatctggagaaacttccaaaatttccgctgggattttttccagcagtgccctctagaaattcttcaagtgcTTTTTTTCGTgggttccttcaaaagttccattttttcattcctgcaggggtttctcgtggagatttctgcaggagaaaTTACATATCTCTACAGTTCCTTCTAGGAACTCTATCGGCATTTCTTTCGGGGGATTCCccggtaacaatttgatgctgtacaaacaacTATTCTCCAACTATttcaaatcagccttcatttgaacaaaagctgagcacaagaggtacaatcctttattcagctcctaaacatttaattttggtgattttattcaaccttttgcTGATTTGAGGTTCTTCAGAAGGCtgttttaaggcttaatatgcactTAATCAGTTGTCAAATAAATTTATtatttgtgtaaaaataaaaacattttcgaGAGTCTATTTTTATCATTAGCTGCTTCtatccctgataaaaaagatcatagagatacaacagaatgtattgttacaacacgctgaaatgaatggtagttaccatgatttcaattgttgaaaacgatagagtaacaacagaccctatggttttccaccatagcatgtattgtaaatgtcacttttacaatagaaaatgggggttgttatgtatctttaccataaaaaaatccaaattttctggagcaaattcaagtcaactaccattcaattgaTGGTGTTTTTATTactgaaatctctagtgccattcactttattgtgcacatattgtagtgccaatacataattttcagcaggaaaatacgtacacaatatgatttgttgttgaacaatcaactttatcattattcaatggaagtttatggcgattttattgtatatttttatcagggaTATCCAGAGATGTTTAAGagtgtataaattaatctgtgggaaactgagaattgaactcggacctcctgatttatattcACTCGCCTTAGCACGTATACCACACATATTTGTATACGTATGCTCGacaacaagagcattacttgttgtgtctgaatagtcaagaacataagttgaactaagactgtattgaggctgaataagTGATGTTAACTTCAcaaaaacatgcttgggtcagctgtcaaaaaatatttgaataaatgttgaacaacagatgatcatatctgcatgttggtgtatgctttcaagctggttacacagatgaagaatattttattcaacttgatattcatccatctatgtattgctgattaaagaggttgagcaAACGATACTTCAGACAAATATTCAGtcgtcattgtgttcagccactgacaccattaatcaaccactgttcagctaatactctcactgtccaGTATTCACTCAGTATTCACTGTTACTTGGGTTCCTcccccttccaaaattcctcctgggaattccttcaaaagttccttctggggattcctccaggagttatctcTGGATATTCTGAGAGttccctttgggaatttcttcagcataTCCTTCTGGGGATGCCTCCAAAAgatccttctggagattcctgaTGGAGTTTGTTCTGGAGCATCCTCCAGGAGCATCatctgggaactcctccaggagttctctctggaaaaattcctccaggagttccttctggggattcgtccaggagttcctctggatattctttcaagagttacttctaaaaaaaacatgatcTTGAGTATACCTCTGGAGAAttattcaaggagtttcttctgaggattttttaaagagtttctaccaggaaaccctccaggagtttcaactGGGAACTCCTCCCGGAGTGTTTGTCTgaggattgctccaagagttccttctggaaattccttcatgagttccatcTGATAACtccattaggcgctgtccataaactacgtagacttttttccggccatctcagaccccccccccccctcccccctcgtagacttttgttcataccaaatcttcgaaatttgtatggaacgtagactttggccagaccctttggtgctagcaagagaggagtagtggtaactgtgcgggaaatcatgctacatcattttgctttccaaagagcctgccgaacatttacagcgcacggaaaccaagtgcattccaacaagcatttAATCATTGTgcttcataagtagtgtttattgctaagtgtgaagtgcggctcgataatccaaaggttattaattCGATatttaggtgacaagattttgtATTTCGAATATTTGAAGTCGCATAAGGtgttatattacgtcgcaatagtgcataccctacatcgcataagatatcgcttcaagtcatatagcgtcattattttcccgtcaatgcacgtatagcgcctacctaggcgcctccacttttgtacgcataaggcacttttactgcatcttatgcgatgtaactttaccgcataaaagtacgtataacatgaatattaacttcattatacgtgcaaattggttgtctgcgTAGTGAATTAGTAAGTTTGTATGGACTAGTGAATTAGTGAATGGAACTGTGGGTAAGTGACTTGGTGGGCTAATGAAAAAGTGGAGTCTGTTCCGTGGGAGTAAGTATATTAGTGAGTTGGAAAATAAGTAAGGAAGTCTAAAAGTGATTGAGTGAAAGGGTGAGTTAATAAATGTGAGAGTTAATTAGTGAGTGAGTAAGTTGGTAGATgagtgagttttttttatctgtatttacgagatttttggccctgaagagttcatctcgggaccaacgtTTTACTTCTCATCCGatagaagaactcacattttgtgagtttgtcgggagtgggattcgatcccaggccctcggcgtgatagtcactggattcaaccatcacaccaggtccactccacaagtGAGTCAATGATTTAGTGGGTGAGTGAGTGACTTAGTGAAAGAAAATGATCGAACTCTTAAATAAGAGagtaagtgagtgagtgagtttATAAAATGGTGAGTTCGAAAGTTAGTGAGTAAGAAAGTTGGTAAATCAAGGAGGTGGGCTAGTAAGTGAAGAAGTAAATTAATTAGTATGGGTGAGTGAGTAAAATAGAGCAAATGAGTAAGTGAACCtgttagtgagtaaatgagtgagttagtgacAGAAGTCACTGTAACTTACTGCGCAACCATTACCTGCGCTGCCGCGACTGTTTTGTgagcatgtgtgttacttgggaagtgagtAAATGACCGAGTGAGTGTATGAATGAGTTAGTGTATTATTGAACGAGTGAGTCCgttagtgagtgaatgtgtgGATAAAAAATGAGTAATTGAGTGAGTCAATAATTTAATGAGTTGATGAGTCAACAAGCAAATGCGTGATTTAATGGGCTAGTGTAAATGTGGTAAATGCATAAGTTAGCGAGTGAGTGAGAGTGTAAGTGACTGATGTAGTGAGTTCATGAGTGAGGCTTTTAGTGATTTGGCGAGTGATGTAGTGAGTTGAAATATTGAATAGTGACTGAGTTGTTAATTGAGTGAGCAGGTGATCGAGTGAGTGAGCTAATAAACTAGTTTATTAGAAACTGAGTGAAGTGAGTGAAAGAATGTCAGATTAAATAAGTGAGTCAATGAGTATGCGTATGTGTGCGTAAATGATAATGATGGGCTCAAATTATAATTAATGAGGAATCCATGTAATTGAAAAAAGTTTACGAATAACATTCATAGGTAGGTAGGAACTGCCATGTTGCGGTAGCTAGCATATTTTGGATTAAAACGTTCAAACCTTGGATATGACCACGGTAaacaatatcacaaggcaggctaatagcctatgtaaacatcaattttggacgtaaacatgtaacgtcgttcttatcgtccttCCACGTGATAAAATTGgtgaggagtactagatcattttgTTCACGTCTTTGAGCGATTTGAATAACGTAATCATAAAACTACCAGATTTCCGGAATGTACATATCACCTCCtgaatgttgtacaccgtggatATGACGAGTAGTGTTTTTTCTCTCAACAGCAATGAAACGGTGCAGCACAAAAACAATGTCTGCTGACATCGGTTGAACAGTGTGGGTCCCATTCGTTCAAACATTTTGGCCCCAATTGCTGGCAACGACAACATTGTGCTCGTTggcatggaatttttttttccagagtttctttTTCAGACGCCTATCCACGCGTTTCATCAGTTATTTAGGTTTTTAGACATTTTTCCATTTGTTCAAGAATACTTtcttgaaaatcctccaagatttttattaaagggtttcttcaggaattttcctataaattgattatttttttgtTGGTATTCAAAAGTGCTTCTCAAGAATTCTACAGCGATTTTGGGGAGTGTGTGCTGATCTCGGAATTCCTCAGGggttccttcttggatttcttctgaaattccttcgaggagatATTTTATCTCCAGTgacttctttagaattttaagaatttcttcaggaatttcagcaatagTAATTTctagttttttcagaaatttttctaaaaatttcttcacaaatccaaCAGAAGTTACGTAGGAAATTCTTCCCAGGGATTCTCCAAgagctttttgagaaattccttcagttatttctgaagaaattcgagaaatttcagcaaggacttattttttttttttagaaattgccctTCCCTGGGATGttttaagagattcctgcagattttttttagatatttctgatATTTCAGTACTTTCaccaaaaaaatactgaaggaatttctatgaagTCCCTTATAACACTTCTGGAAATACTGGAAACTGttagatgaaatttttgaaagttttttggagaaatttctggataaaaattcctgaagcaattgctgacGAATGCCTAGGAAAGTACCTGTAGAAACACCTTAAGATACCCTCTTAATTTTCCGaaacaaaaatgctttgaaacttaaccttacaggaaattttgaaggaatctcttaaccctctaatacccaaatttattattttgaatttgttaattttgaaatttgatttttctaatttttacgtTTGAACATAtacactttaatatttttcctagaAGTCTATTTGGAATACTGATTTTTTTACATTGAAGAATGATTGagaaaatttttaaattatgttaattgttgcgattcaatacaaaagaaacaatgctaGCTGAAAGGTGACCTCGGAGGAACGTCCAGAAGCatcttttcagaattttctagcggaattttcaaataaatgccctccagttggggtctccagttagcctactggttaaggctatggatcgccaatccggagacggcgggttcgattcccgttccggtcgggaaaattttctcgaccccctaggcatagcgtatcattgtacttgccacacaatgtacaaattcatgcaaggccggcaaagaaagcccttcaattagggTAAacacactagacttcgcccccctaaaattctgcactaatcttcgccacttaatacataaaaaatggaatttctatggaggggcgaagactagagcagtggcgaagtctagtgcatttaccctaataactgtggaagtgctctaagaacattaagttgaagagaggcaggccaagttcctgtGTGAACgtggagccataaagaagaaaaagaagaagaagaagaagaagaccaagaagaaaaaatcctggacaaactttttacacattttaagaagaattcttgtaaaatttacaaaaggaataccagcaagaatgttTCTTCCGCGAAATATGGAAACCTTGAGAAACAagttctgattttaccatgacagcattgTATAAGAATGCAAAATTCTCATATGCAGAAGAAGCATTCAGTCAAtatctgtgaaagtgctcataaaacacagTAAAAGCTTAGATGCAAGATTTATTCCAGTTCATGGACAGAATGTTGTCTGGTTGATATTACCTTTCCCATAGTTTTACCAAGCTTCAAAGATATACTTGGTATAATAACTTTAAATggttgcacaatgggaaaaaataggtataaaacgcgaataaattcaatatctctgctcggagtggatggatttgaatgaaattttgacacaaactgccaaAAACTGTACAGTTTCGGATAAGGAGGggttcattcaccgcacgatgctggaaagcAGTGTATCGGACCCGTTTTACCTcattctctctctttttcacctttttggaaaaaatcctgaagtgcaaaataaatgatttatttgattcgtgtttgtgttaaaacttccgtagtatcgaatggagctggtttggctcaccgcacggttttaaaaattgaaatatcttcaaataactccgatatcccctatttctttaaattttcgcatgcatctccgcccgaagtggaatgcaatcgacaaaagaaggagcaatcttatgtcaaatttccgatacaatggaagtttctacacaaatacgagttaaataagtcatttattttgcacgctagtcgggaatagatgaggattttctcaaaaaggtgtggaaaagagagcgcggggtaaaacgagcttaatacactgatttccagcatcgtgcggcgaatgacaccctttttatctgaaactgtagagatttttgcagtttgtgtcaaaaattcatgcgaatctatccactccgagcagagatattgaatttattcgcgttttatacctattgttTCCCACTGTGGGTTGTTTCACAATGATTTGATGTTTGCATCAGGCATATATTTCGTTTGAATCAACCTCACTAAAGATCAAGCGTCCAATGATTAAACCAAGTATATATGTTATTACTTGAACGTTGAACACTCTTGGCTGTTGTCTACTCAGTCACAAAGCACTTACAGTAAACAGTAAAAAACGATTTCAATTCTATCGAGTTCTTCTGAAAACGGTGGGTATGTATAAAACTAAAGTTATACTTCTATGAGCGTATTTCAATGAATTTTCGTTTTAGCTATCGAGAATGATACTTCATGACTGCAAATTGAGCGGAAGGAATGCTCCACAACGTCTTTCAAACAATAAAGCTAATCAATAAAGATCATATTTCCGTTATAGGTACTATACCAATGATAATTTTATCCTCGTGTTTATTCTGAATATAAGGCTTTTAatgatttcaaaaataaaaaaaataatcatttgaatGATGCTCAGTACAGCCTAAACTAACCATCCGATATAGTTAGATCAACCCTCAAGTGAAGGGTCAGTttaagcataaacatgcttgaatccACCATGAGAATAagtgagctgtcaaaccatcaaccaTAAATATTATTGATGTAAGCATAATATGATTGAATGAGCCATATTCCCTACTCCCAACAATGCTTCAATTCTGGTTGATTCAAGCTTCCATTATTGTTCGACCTAATCCCTCATGTATTATGCGTGATACAATTGCAAAataggattatataaaagtcagtgcacaaatatgcttgtttggTTTGACATGactttatatttttctccgtgttaTGACACGCAAAGAATAAGTAGAATAAAAATCTCAAATACGAAGTTTTTATATCCGTTTTTTTGCTCTTCATAATCAAAATTAAACCTAAAATTTGTCTACGGTATCCTGATGTTTATGATACAATAAATCACAATCTTGGCTTCCAAACACCTGTTTTTGTTTGAGTCACCCGATAACGGAGTTCAAATATAAGCTCAATTCAATCCAATTAGGTAATGTTCTTGTGcgatatgttttttttaaatttctttgccTATTGAAGCATCTCTTATCAGTTGACAATCAAACATGAAGTACTGCCTGTTGCTGTATTTCGAGTTGATTTATTATTTTCTTATTATAACACTATAGACAATTGATAACTAATGGTGCATGTATGAAAAAGTACACATGAAGTTGGAATTCGTTCTCAGCACTATTTCTCT contains the following coding sequences:
- the LOC109429974 gene encoding ATP-binding cassette sub-family G member 1; amino-acid sequence: MERNTSIEIDVPKEDFKPSTNLTFRKISYVVKGNDGKDKRLLQDISGCFQSGRLTGILGPSGAGKSTLLNILSGFKINNISGEILVNGVVINNQRYRREVTYTSQDVSMLGNLTVRESLDFAAELKLPKSVSAVVKAKTVSDIIRLLGLQKCVNNSVRSISGGERKRLSIGLELISNPKIMFFDEPTSGLDIIAAMQVISHLKDLALSGRCVVCVIHQPSSSILQMFDDLMVLSEGSCIFKGPLDELVSTFKASGFECPNYYNRADFALEVASLKHEGNLAELIEKCKEEYVVLGKNVNESVSTSEKDSMLVGSDCGSSDSSENAYRQYPVSQWDQFMILTKRTTLCTFRDMQLMKMRILAHLMVGLLIGVVFWKVGNDGSKVLSNASCLFFFLIFLFFANSMPLVMTFPLETAVFIRERMNNWYSLTAYFFSKLIADFPFLILGPTLFLVSAYYMTSQPMEPERLVMLWGICILLSWIAQLTGLLAGSTLSLELSVFCVPCSVIPMLIFCGFFVRFREMFGFLMPFTYVGYFRYAFEGSMQAIYGFGRENIPCEKFCYFSKVSKFLESFDMEENRFTVDVCGLLAWIVVLHVALFASLALRLKRNR